One Candidatus Paceibacterota bacterium genomic region harbors:
- the dnaN gene encoding DNA polymerase III subunit beta, translated as MKITILKDKLKEGIGVVEKISAKSTTLPILNNILISAEKNFLNLSATDLEMGIKWWALVKTEKEGKIAIPSKILSSFVGFLPNKSVSMELKGLDLKIGCENYQTTLKGVDPEEFPIIPKVFSEEKVEIQIKKFCQSLGSVVDIASLSSTKPEISGVYFLFQKNMIIMAATDSFRLGEKKVSLDSSSGNMSKDYSFILPQKAAKEIINIFGEKEGVLTIYFSPNQILFETKLSEVAHPQIQLTSRLVEGDYPNYQEIVPKKYETSVSFSLEEFINQIKLASLFSGKINEIKLKVDASKNRINFFSQNPDVGEYNSFLSGKVEGKPCEISFNYRFLLDGLLNIGLNQQKKSEAVLELTGSEKPGVLKLKGDESYLYLVMPIKNS; from the coding sequence ATGAAAATTACAATATTAAAAGATAAATTAAAAGAAGGAATTGGTGTTGTTGAAAAGATTTCAGCTAAATCCACTACTTTGCCCATTTTAAATAATATTCTCATTTCTGCGGAAAAGAACTTTTTAAATTTGTCTGCCACTGATTTGGAGATGGGGATAAAATGGTGGGCGCTCGTTAAGACGGAAAAAGAGGGGAAGATTGCCATCCCTTCAAAAATATTATCCAGCTTTGTTGGGTTTTTACCGAATAAATCAGTCAGTATGGAGCTTAAGGGATTAGATTTAAAAATTGGCTGCGAAAACTATCAGACAACATTAAAGGGAGTGGACCCGGAGGAATTCCCGATTATCCCGAAGGTTTTCAGCGAAGAAAAAGTTGAAATTCAAATTAAAAAATTCTGCCAGAGCCTGGGAAGCGTTGTTGATATCGCCAGCCTTTCTTCTACGAAACCTGAAATATCAGGAGTTTATTTCCTGTTCCAAAAGAATATGATTATTATGGCTGCCACGGACAGCTTCCGCTTGGGGGAAAAGAAAGTTTCCCTAGATTCTTCTTCGGGCAACATGTCAAAAGATTATTCTTTCATTCTCCCCCAGAAGGCAGCAAAAGAAATTATTAATATTTTTGGCGAAAAAGAAGGAGTTCTGACGATATATTTTTCTCCCAATCAAATTCTGTTTGAGACAAAGCTTTCAGAGGTTGCTCATCCCCAAATTCAGCTTACTTCAAGATTGGTTGAGGGGGATTATCCTAACTACCAAGAAATTGTACCTAAAAAATATGAAACCAGCGTTTCTTTCTCTTTGGAAGAATTTATAAATCAAATAAAACTAGCTTCTCTATTCAGCGGCAAGATTAATGAAATCAAGCTGAAAGTTGATGCTTCCAAAAATCGGATTAATTTTTTCAGCCAGAATCCGGACGTCGGAGAATATAACAGTTTCTTATCGGGAAAAGTAGAGGGCAAACCCTGCGAAATATCTTTTAATTACCGCTTTCTATTGGACGGACTTTTAAACATCGGTCTTAATCAACAAAAAAAATCAGAAGCTGTATTGGAATTAACAGGATCTGAAAAGCCGGGAGTTCTAAAATTAAAAGGAGACGAAAGCTATCTTTATCTGGTGATGCCGATTAAAAACAGCTAG